The Lemur catta isolate mLemCat1 chromosome 17, mLemCat1.pri, whole genome shotgun sequence genome segment cccctcagaGTCATCCGTGAGGATTAGAATCAACTCCTTCCAAATACCTGTTAGTGTTGTTATCTTGACCTCCAGTGTTCTtcatggcatctagaatggtgaatcctttacagaaagttttcaattcaCTTTGCACaaatccatcagagaaatcattATCTATGGCAGCattagccttatgaaatgtattccttaaataataaaacttaaaagttgaaattactccttgatccatgggctgcaggaTGGacgttgtgttagcaggcataaaaacaGCATTAATGTCCTTGTACAtatccatcagagctcttgggtgactaactacattgtcaatgagtagtaatattttgaaaggaatattttttttctgagcgGTAGATCTcgacagtgggcttaaaatattcggTAAACTACACTGTAAACAAATGTGCTGTCTTCCaagctttgttgttccattcatAGAGCACAAGAAGAGTAGATTTAACGTAATTTTTAAGGACcgtaggatttttggaatggtaaaggAGTATTAGCTTCAGCTTGAAGTTGCCAGCTGCATTAGCCCGTAACAAGAGAGTTAGCCTGTCCTTTGTAGCTTTGAAGCtagacattgacttctctctagctatgaaagtcctagatggcatctccTTCCAATAAGAGGTTTTATCTACATCAAAAAcctattgtttagtgtagccaccttcatcaatgatcttagctagatcttctggataacttgctgcagcttctacatcagcacttgctgtttgaccttgcacttttatgttacagagatggcttctttccttaaatctcatgaaccagcctctgctagcttccaacttttcttctgcagcttcctcacctctctcaggctTCATGAAATTGAAGAGAGGGCCTTGTTCTGgcttaggctttggcttaaaggaatttgtggctggtttgatcttctattcagaccactaaaactttctccatattggcaataaggctgttttgcttttgtgtCGTTTGTGTGTTcgctggagtagcacttttaattttcttcaagagcttttcctttgcattcacaatgtggctgtttggcacaagaggcctagcttatggcctatcttggctttctacatgccttcctcactaagcttaatcatttctggcttttgatttaaagtgagagccttgcaactcttcctttcacttgaacacttagaagctaTTATAGCAttgttaattggcctaatttcaatactgtgtgtctcagggaatgggGGAggtctgaggagagggagagaggaggggaggacagctgattggtggagcagtcagaacacacccaacatttattgattacatCCACCATCTTGTATGGGCACAGTTTgtggtgcccccaaacaattacagtagtaacattaCTGATCACAGATTACCATAACAGAtacagtttgaaatattgtgtgaattacctaaatgtgacacagagatacAAAGTGAGCActtgctgttggaaaaatggcactggtAGACTTGCTTgtcacagggttgccacaaatcttcaattgGTAACAAAATGCAGTAGCTGTGAAGttcaataaagcaaagtgcagtAAAATAAAGTATGTGTATAGTATAAAAATGCATAGTACCCCTACTAGTGGGTGGCTCCCCTGTCCACTACCATCCCCAAAGGTAACCACTGTCTCTGGCTTAGTGTGAAAGTCTCTGggcatttttctatatatttacacacaaatGTGGTTACATATAAATATTCTTGTTAAAAACATGTGCTcagatttttaatatgtaaatggtTCATATCATTTATATTGAACTGCTGCTTACTTATTTAACTTAACAATATACCTTAGAGGTCATTTTGTGTTAATACACAGAGTTACCTTATCAGTGGCCACAAAATAATCCCTAGAATGGGCATACTATAGTTTATTTAACTTGTCCcattttgatggacatttgaagaGGTTTTCCCAGGTTTGGGCTAAGTCAAAGGATGTACACATTTGCAACTTGGATAGATAgtgcttcattttcttccataGGGCTGAACCAATTTATACTTCCACCAAGATGTACGAAAGTGTTCATTTTTCTACATCTTCAACAATACTAGATATTATTagctacttttaattttttccattcaGATGgccaaaatatgaaaacaatttttaaattcctatttaCCTAGTAATTAGGtatgtctattcatatcctttgacTTTCTCAGTTGTGTTGTTTGTATTGATTTGCAAAGGAGCCCTTTACATGTTCTTTGTAGTAACCCTTTGTTACAAATCTCACAAGTATTTCCTCATGGTGGTcacttggcttttattttatgtattaataattttcaatctacagattttaaattttatgcaatCTATCAGTCTTCTCCTAGATAATTTCTGGGTTTTATGTCATACTCTGAAAGACTTTtccaatattatataaatattagcctatattttttcaagttttttatgtttagtttttaaatattttcacataaaatagcATGATATAGCCCCCAACtgcttttcttttagttttattttcattttaaaaaattaattaaagtatagtttaaagatgaaacagaaaactaaaatttaaaaattaaattttacctaAAACTTACTTAACATTTACTTAAATtaaatgttactattgtaattaagAAAAGTATTCCTTTTTCACATGTCTCACAAacatttttgtccttttgataGTTTGTGTTCCTACCTTGTTGTTTTAATGTTAATTGCTTAATAGCCATtaatgtggtttaaaaaaaatcaaagcctcATTCCCATCCCTGCCACCATTCAACTGATCGTACCCCTCACCTGCAAATAACCACTGTTAATGGGATTCTTGTTAATCTTTCCAGagtttctttttccaaatagAAGTAAATatgaatgtgtattatttttacccgtttttatatagaaaaatacagaagtcctttaatttttatttagaccCATTTGTTAGTTtctttcctccccccccccccataaTCATAAGTCTTTTGGTGTCtggctttgttgctcaggctgtagTACAGTGGCACTATAATAACGCACTGCAGTCTCCAGctctccaattcctgggctcaagcaatcctcccacgtagctgggactacaggccaaaGCAACTCGCCTGGctagttttgtgtttgtttgtttttagagatggggtctcactatgttgcccagtctggtcttgaactcctggtctgaaataatcctcccactgtggcctcccaagtcactgggattacaggctaaGCTACCCTGCCTGgcttgttgttctttttcttggtgACTTTTGGACTTTTTATCATGATcatgcttaaaaattatttctacttcGAGACTGtaaaaatatcaaagattttttttctgataaggctttacttttttaatacttaaatcTTGAATTccatctggaaaatattttattatagagaTTAATGAAATAGCATTTATTGTGGTTCGTCCCATTTGGCCCATTGTCTCATTTCAGGTGTCCATTTGCACCAGTTTGAAATGCTATCTTTATTGTATGTTCAATTCCCAGGTTTTTTTCTGAACTCTATTCTCTTCTGTTGATCTATTTGCTTATTCCTGTGCCAAAACAATAGCTGTAATTAACCTGAGTTTATATAGTGTTTTTGATATCTGGTGTGTTTctgttctcatatttttaaaatgttcttaaatgttttccagtattttctctttcagatgatcttttttcctctagatgaactttagaatcagtttttgcatcctcctccccccaaaattgGAGGGGATTTTTATTGGAATTCCTGTGTATTTATACATCATTTTGGATATTTCTTCTTGTCGTCTGAATCCTTGAGGAAACTCTGATTTGATTGTGtaaaatttttcattagatttattcttgtatattttatagctttattgcAATCATGATTAGgatcttttaaaagttatatttctgATTGATTCTTGCTGTGGTATTTCTTGGCATAGAAAATAGATTGATTTTTGTTGAGCACCTTACTGAGATCTCTTATTCATTGTTCCTTAGACTGCTTTGGATTTTCTAAGTAGACAATTGCATTATTCACAAATAGTAATCTTGCTCCTTCTCCAAAATATAAacctctcaatttttttttaaagtcattttgacTAGAATCCCAGGAAGGATGTCAAATGGTAGATAATGGTGGGCGTCTTCCTGATCATTAAAAGGAAGCCCCTGAAATGATATTAGCTGAAAAGTCCTCCTTAAACATTGTCTTCTCTTGGCATCCTGAAATAGCACCcactctttctctgtcccttttgCTCTCCCCTTTTCCCCACCTCCGAGTGCCAAATGATGACACGCCCCAAGCTCCCTACTCCAGCTTCACATGCAGTGCACACTTGGTGATCCACGCACATCTCAACTTGCAGTCATCTCGTGCCTACTTATGATTTGGTTACCCCCTGTAATCCAAGCATTCGCAGGTTGACATCTCCAGGACTCTTGCCCGCACCATCTCACAGAAAAGCTCCTCTTGCATTTCTTTTCAGGCACTGCTAATTCAGTACCTCTAAAACTGAGTTCATCCATAAGCATTGAGCTGGACCCCTGGGTAAAGCCCACAACGTAATTCATTGTTAAGAaccagaaaaaggagaaaagctcTGCTCCCTTCCCTAAGAGATGTTCTCTGAGGGTCTTATTTCCTGTTAATGCTGGCCCAAGTCAGCCACCCGCTATCTCAGCTTGTGCCTTGGATATCGGCCACACAGCCTGCCTGTCTAAGGAGCTCTTGCCATTCTTGGACACTTGCCCCAAGAACCGCATCCTTCCTTGCCAACACCCTCTGCTCCCTCACCTGCTGTTCCTAGGCATGTGGTCAGTTCGCCTACCTGCTTCTAGTCATCActccccttcctgcctcttgGGGGAGGGGGTCCTCTACTGCCCTGTGGGGGCCACATGGAGGCTTTAGGGATTTCTCTGGGGATCACTACATCCGGGTGGAGGGTCATGAGGAGGCTGATCTCTGCCCATCTCTATGTGGGCAGGAAATATGAACTGTACAGCATGGACTGGGACCTGAAGGAGGAACTCAGGGACTGCCTGGTGGCTGCCGCACCCTATGGGGGTCCCATTGGTATGTCAACCCTTCAACACCATATGCTCTGGAACCCTGGGATGAACTCAAGGTCGATTCTCAGGGGCCTTGCTGTCAGGTTGTTCTTACTGCCACTCCCCCACCCCTACTCACCCTGCTGAGAGGCTTTTAATTCTGGCTTTAATGAGGCCTGCTTCACATGACATTGGCCTGGGGAGCTGGAACAGAAGGTCTCTTCCCAAACTGCAGCGCTGCTGAGGAACCcctggaggaaggagaaaactGCCAGTATGCGGCCAGTGCTCGATATATACTCTGCTTCTGGCATGCCTCTGGCCAGCCTGCTGGTAAGCACCCCCGACTGTCCCTGGGGttaggggctgggcagggcttcCTCGTCCTGAAGATAGCCTCAGGAACCTCTCTCTCTTCTGTAGTGGAAGAGTGGGCCTGTGGTGTCCCTGGGCTGGTCAGCTGAGGAGGAGCTGCTCTGTGTGCAGGAAGACGGTGCAGTACTGGTTTATGGGCTTCATGGTGATTTCCGGAGACACTTCAGCATGGGCAATGTAGGGGCCTCAGGGGACCAGGGAAGGGGGATAGAGTTTATGACCCTGTGACAACCTCAACCCATGGCCCTTCTCCCTAGGAGGTACTCCAGAACCGAGTTTTGGATGCCCGGATCTTCCACACCGAGTTCGGCTCTGGGGTGGCCATCCTCACAGGGGCTCACCGCTTTACCCTCAGTGCCAATGTGGGTGACCTCAAACTTCGCCGGATGCCAGAGGTGCCAGGTAAGCACTGACAGCCTTGAGACAGCCATTCAGCCCCCGCGGATGTGCCTTCAGACTGGGCCCAATAGAGGCACAAGCTGTGGGCTCTGGTCATCTTGATGTTGTCCCCTTCTTTCATCACAGGTCTGCAAAGTGCACCTTCATGCTGGACCACACTGTGCCAGGACCGAGTGGCACAGATTCTTCTGGCTGTGGGGCCCGATCTTTACCTCCTGGACCACGCAGCCTGCTCCGCAGTGGTGAGGGCCCTGGGTGGGAATGACATGGAAGAGTTGGGGAAGGCAGTGGGAAGGCTCTGAGAAGTCAGTATATCTGGTGTCctccctcctggctctgccccagacaccccctggcctggccccaggAGTGAGCAGCTTCCTACAGATGGCTGTCTCCTTCACCTACCGACACCTGGTGCTCTTCACAGACACAGGCTACATCTGGATGGGGACAGCATCGCTCAAGGTGTGATCCTGGGACAACACTGGGGTACTATGCCTTGTCCAGGGAAGATCtgttgaggggaggggaggggctttTCAACCAGACCGATGACTGCTGGGACAGGGCCATGACATTCCCCACACCCTTTCAGGAGAAGCTGTGTGAGTTCAATTGCAACATCCGGGCACCTCCAAAGCAGATGGTCTGGTGAGGATGGGGTTATGATGCTGGAGTGGGGACGGGACGTAGCTTTTTCCCCTGATACCTTGATTCATCCTGTCTACTGGCAAAGCCAGGAGGACCTTGACATACCTCTGGCTAGCCTGCTGGTGAGCACCCCTGACTGTCAGTGCATACTTGAAGGAAACCATTGTCCTCTGTGGGCCGCAGCTGCCCTCGGGAGATGACAGCATAGGGGTAAGAGGGAAGTGGACAGGTCAGCATGTGGTCAGGGCCACGAGTGTGTGCAGGGCTGTCCCATGACAAAGGCATGTAAGCAGTGATGTGGGAGACATGGCTATCGGCCTGGTGTCCTGTGTATGTCCCAAACGTGTGTATGGTGCTGCCCACAGGTGCAGCCGTCCTCGCAGCAAGGAGAGGGCCGTTGTGGTGGCCTGGGAGAGGCGGCTAATGGTGGTGGGTGACGCGCCCGAGAGCATCCAGTATCCTTGGAGGGCTGCCTGTGTGGGGTGAGAAGCGGGGCGGGGGGTCACCTGCCTCGGCCCATCTCTGGGTGCTCTCAGAAGCCTTAACCAAGCTCAGGTTTGTGCTGGACGAGGACTCCTACCTGGTGCCCGAGCTCGACGGGGTCCGCATCTTCTCCCGCAGCACCCATGAGTTCTTGCACGAGGTTCCAGGTGAGGCCCTCACAAGGCACCCAGCTGCCCTGGGCCAGCACCCCAGAGCAGGATCAGGGTGTTGAGGCAGGGCTGAGGGtatccctgctcctcccccactCACTAATTCCTTCCCCCAGTGGCCAGTGAGGAGATCTTCAAAATTGCCTCAATGGCCCCCGGAGCACTGCTGTTGGAGGCCCAGAAAGAGTATGAGGTAGAGCTCTGGGCTTCTCCCTGGGGCTCAGgatgctcccctcctcccctacccCTTCCTGGGCGTGTGTGGGCATAGCCGGGTGCCACCTGTCAAGAAAGGTGTCCAGGCAGGACACTggtctgggctggggagggctggctcAGGTGGACTGAAGGGAAACAGTGTCTTCCATGTGGTGATAAAGGCAGTGTCCCCACTGTCTCAGCAAGGCACAAGTCAGGGTTACTAGTGGGAAGTCTCAAGGCCACCCATGGGCAATCGCGGGCTGATACGGGATGATGTCCTTGGGCATCTCTGGTGGAATGAGTGGGTTGCGGGAGTTTGGGATCTGGCCTGTGCAGCCCCTCCAAACCAGCCCATTTGACCCACAGCCCAGAGCAGCTAAGGGCCAGATGTAGGGGTGTCCTCTGTCATGACAGAGCGTCCTTGGACCCCTGTCCCCCTAGAAAGAGAGCCAGAAGGCGGATGAGTACCTGCGGGAGATCCAGGAGCTGGGGCAGCTGACCCAGGCCGTGCAGCAGTGCATCGAGGCAGCGGGACATGAGCACCAGCCAGACATGCAGAAGAGTCTGCTCAGGGTCGGCCTGGAGGGCAAGGCtaggcagggctgggaagggctgggaagggggtgggatGGACAGCTGGGGAAGCTCTCTTTGTTGCCCTCTCGCTCTTCTCAGGCGGCTTCCTTTGGAAAGTGTTTTCTCGACAGATTTCCACCCGACAGCTTCGTGCGCATGTGTCAGGACCTGCGTGTGCTCAATGCCGTTCGGGACTATCACATTGGGATCCCCCTCACCTATAGCCAGTATCCCCATGCGTATTGGAAGGGTGCTTACAGCCAGGGGTGACGGGGGACAGGGCTGCAGATGTGGCCTGCAGGTCCTTGGCAGACAGGTCTTATTCCCTGGCTGGATCCTTAACCAAGGAAAATACAGATACAAGCAGCTCACCATCCAGGTGCTGCTGGACAGGTACGGCAAGCCCAGGGTGCTGTAAAGAAGCTTTGGGTGGGCGGGGTCTTTAGTGGGGTCTTACAGCCACGGCTCCTGACCCTTCTCTTTGTAATCGGGGAGGCCCAAGGCACAGGCTGGGGCCACTCTGCCCCCTCTTTCTACTCCTTCTCACTCCTTGTACCCTTTGTCCCCCTCACTTGCCAGGCTTGTGTTGCGGAGGCTTTACCCTCTGGCCATCCAGATATGCGAGTACCTGCGCCTTCCTGAGGTACAGGGTGTCAGCAGGATCCTGGCCCATTGGGCCTGCTACAAGGCAAGGATCTGGGATGGGGTCGAAGGGCATTTAGGGGATTCCAGGCCCTGGTGAGGTGGAGGAAATAGGAAGTGTAGGACTGAAGGGGTGAGTCCTGACCGAGTGCctatgggggtgggaggtgaggaatGACATCCAGATGTATGTGACACCCTCCCTGCAGGTGCAACAGAAGGATGTATCAGATGAGGATGTTGCTCGAGCCATTAACCAGAAGCTGGGAGACACGCCTGGGGTCTCTTACTCTGACATTGCTGCGCGGGCCTATGGCTGTGGCCGCACGGAGCTGGCCATCAAGGTGTGGatgcccagccctccccagaTACTGTGATGTGGGTATTCGAGGCCCCCACGCCAATTCCTTCCTTCTGTGCTTTCCGTCCCACCCCGCAGCTGCTGGAGTATGAGCCACGCTCAGGGGAGCAGGTACCCCTTCTCCTAAAGATGAAGAGGAGCAAGCTGGCACTGAGCAAGGCCATCGAGAGTGGGGACACTGACCTGGGTGAGCAGGGTTTGGGTGAAGGCAAGGCTGGGCCCCCTAGGCCAAGCAGGGCGCTGGGCTGGAGTCCCCAACTGACCTTTCCATTGCCCAGTGTTCACGGTGTTGCTGCACCTGAAGAATGAGCTGAACCGAGGAGATTTTTTCATGACCCTCCGGAACCAGCCCATGGCTCTGAGCTTGTACCGACAGGTGTGTGTGGTGGGCAGGGCTAGGTATGGAGCCTCCTGAGCCCTTGAGTGGGCCTTGCTGACCGATCGCCTGCCTGTGGCCCCAGTTCTGTAAGCATCAGGAGCTGGAGACGCTGAAGGACCTTTACAATCAGGATGACAATCACCAGGAGTTGGGCAGCTTCCATATCCGAGCCAGCTATGCTGCGGAAGAGGTCTGAGGTCCATGGGGCGGGCGGGGCCCATGGGCTGAGGCTGTTGGTCTCAGAGGAGCCAGCCATCCCACTAGGACACCAGAGCGGTGCACCTAGTGGGTAAGGCTGACCCTGGCAACCCGGGGCACAGTGACGGGGAGAAGGCCATAGCCTGGGCTGGGAGGGCCAGGGTCCTGCGCTGTAAGTGCAGCCCTCCCTTCTTATCTTTGTAGCGTATCGAGGGGCGAGTAGCAGCTCTACAGACAGCCGCTGATGCCTTTTACAAGGCCAAGAATGAGTTTGCAGCCAAGGTTTGGCCCACCCTTTTCTAAGAGCCTCCTCTCCCCTACTTCTAGTCTTCCCTCCTTGTCCCTCATCCCCGATTTGCCTCATCTCGGTCCCCAGGCCACAGAGGATCAAATGCGGCTCCTGCGGCTGCAGCGGCGCCTAGAAGATGAGCTAGGGGGCCAGTTCCTAGACCTGTCTCTGCATGACACGGTCACCACCCTCATCCTCGGCGGTCACAACAAGCGCGCAGAGCAGCTGGCACGTGACTTCCGCATCCCTGACAAGAGGTAGGTGAGGGCCCAGGCTGCATGTGGGCCCCGGGACTACCTGCCTCTCCTACAACACCTCCAAGCCCGGCTTTCCCACAGGCTCTGGTGGCTGAAGCTGACTGCCCTGGCAGATTTGGAAGACTGGGAGGAGCTAGAGAAGTTTTCCAAGAGCAAGAAGTCACCCATCGGCTACCTGGTGAGGCAAGGGTCCACTCTCCAGCCCACTTCAGTGAGGGTAGTCCTGGGGAAGGGACCAGGTAGGGAGACGACGGATGGCCCATTCAGGCACCTGTTCAGCTGTCCCACGTAGTTAGCGAGTGCCTCCTGCGTACACACATTCACGGGCAGACACCATCCACTGTGTTGGGAACACTGGAGGATGGGCCCAAGTCTGCCTTGGGAGGGAGAATGAGCTGCTTTCCCCAAGGAGGGCCACAGGGGCCACCACGTGCCTGAGGGAAAGTCATGTTTGAGCCAGGGTTGAAGGGGGACAGGGAAGGCACATCTGTGAGGGAGCAGAGATATTGAGGGGCTTTGTTTTCTGTGGCAGGCAGTTGGTTCACAGATATGGAGGGCAGATTTGAGGATGGCAGCCACAAGAGAAAACACAAGCCCTGAGAGGACGAGGGCAGGAAACGCCTGTTGTGAGGGGTGACAGTGGGTGGGGGAGCAGAAGCAAGGAAGTATTTGGTCTCAAGGTTCTAACAAAGCTTTGGTTTAGGTTGTTTCTGCCCTAAGAAAGATCACAACTGTCTGTGCATGGGGCGGGAGGATTATGCATACCGATGGGTGTGTAAAATATACACAGATGATGTATCCACTGGGCTTTTGCTCATAAGAGAGAGGACAGGAGGGCTGTGCCTTATCTTCTCCCTccactttctccctctcttgctAAGCCTTTTGTGGAGATCTGCATGAAACAACACAACAAATACGAGGCCAAGAAATACGCTTCCCGCGTGGGTCCA includes the following:
- the VPS16 gene encoding vacuolar protein sorting-associated protein 16 homolog isoform X1, encoding MDCYTANWNPLGDSAFYRKYELYSMDWDLKEELRDCLVAAAPYGGPIALLRNPWRKEKTASMRPVLDIYSASGMPLASLLWKSGPVVSLGWSAEEELLCVQEDGAVLVYGLHGDFRRHFSMGNEVLQNRVLDARIFHTEFGSGVAILTGAHRFTLSANVGDLKLRRMPEVPGLQSAPSCWTTLCQDRVAQILLAVGPDLYLLDHAACSAVTPPGLAPGVSSFLQMAVSFTYRHLVLFTDTGYIWMGTASLKEKLCEFNCNIRAPPKQMVWCSRPRSKERAVVVAWERRLMVVGDAPESIQFVLDEDSYLVPELDGVRIFSRSTHEFLHEVPVASEEIFKIASMAPGALLLEAQKEYEKESQKADEYLREIQELGQLTQAVQQCIEAAGHEHQPDMQKSLLRVGLEGKARQGWEGLGRGWDGQLGKLSLLPSRSSQAASFGKCFLDRFPPDSFVRMCQDLRVLNAVRDYHIGIPLTYSQYKQLTIQVLLDRLVLRRLYPLAIQICEYLRLPEVQGVSRILAHWACYKVQQKDVSDEDVARAINQKLGDTPGVSYSDIAARAYGCGRTELAIKLLEYEPRSGEQVPLLLKMKRSKLALSKAIESGDTDLVFTVLLHLKNELNRGDFFMTLRNQPMALSLYRQFCKHQELETLKDLYNQDDNHQELGSFHIRASYAAEERIEGRVAALQTAADAFYKAKNEFAAKATEDQMRLLRLQRRLEDELGGQFLDLSLHDTVTTLILGGHNKRAEQLARDFRIPDKRLWWLKLTALADLEDWEELEKFSKSKKSPIGYLPFVEICMKQHNKYEAKKYASRVGPEQKVKALLLVGDVAQAADVAIEHRNEAELSLVLSHCTGATDGATADKIQRARAQAQKK
- the VPS16 gene encoding vacuolar protein sorting-associated protein 16 homolog isoform X2, with amino-acid sequence MDCYTANWNPLGDSAFYRKYELYSMDWDLKEELRDCLVAAAPYGGPIALLRNPWRKEKTASMRPVLDIYSASGMPLASLLWKSGPVVSLGWSAEEELLCVQEDGAVLVYGLHGDFRRHFSMGNEVLQNRVLDARIFHTEFGSGVAILTGAHRFTLSANVGDLKLRRMPEVPGLQSAPSCWTTLCQDRVAQILLAVGPDLYLLDHAACSAVTPPGLAPGVSSFLQMAVSFTYRHLVLFTDTGYIWMGTASLKEKLCEFNCNIRAPPKQMVWCSRPRSKERAVVVAWERRLMVVGDAPESIQFVLDEDSYLVPELDGVRIFSRSTHEFLHEVPVASEEIFKIASMAPGALLLEAQKEYEKESQKADEYLREIQELGQLTQAVQQCIEAAGHEHQPDMQKSLLRAASFGKCFLDRFPPDSFVRMCQDLRVLNAVRDYHIGIPLTYSQYKQLTIQVLLDRLVLRRLYPLAIQICEYLRLPEVQGVSRILAHWACYKVQQKDVSDEDVARAINQKLGDTPGVSYSDIAARAYGCGRTELAIKLLEYEPRSGEQVPLLLKMKRSKLALSKAIESGDTDLVFTVLLHLKNELNRGDFFMTLRNQPMALSLYRQFCKHQELETLKDLYNQDDNHQELGSFHIRASYAAEERIEGRVAALQTAADAFYKAKNEFAAKATEDQMRLLRLQRRLEDELGGQFLDLSLHDTVTTLILGGHNKRAEQLARDFRIPDKRLWWLKLTALADLEDWEELEKFSKSKKSPIGYLPFVEICMKQHNKYEAKKYASRVGPEQKVKALLLVGDVAQAADVAIEHRNEAELSLVLSHCTGATDGATADKIQRARAQAQKK
- the VPS16 gene encoding vacuolar protein sorting-associated protein 16 homolog isoform X3, producing the protein MRPVLDIYSASGMPLASLLWKSGPVVSLGWSAEEELLCVQEDGAVLVYGLHGDFRRHFSMGNEVLQNRVLDARIFHTEFGSGVAILTGAHRFTLSANVGDLKLRRMPEVPGLQSAPSCWTTLCQDRVAQILLAVGPDLYLLDHAACSAVTPPGLAPGVSSFLQMAVSFTYRHLVLFTDTGYIWMGTASLKEKLCEFNCNIRAPPKQMVWCSRPRSKERAVVVAWERRLMVVGDAPESIQFVLDEDSYLVPELDGVRIFSRSTHEFLHEVPVASEEIFKIASMAPGALLLEAQKEYEKESQKADEYLREIQELGQLTQAVQQCIEAAGHEHQPDMQKSLLRVGLEGKARQGWEGLGRGWDGQLGKLSLLPSRSSQAASFGKCFLDRFPPDSFVRMCQDLRVLNAVRDYHIGIPLTYSQYKQLTIQVLLDRLVLRRLYPLAIQICEYLRLPEVQGVSRILAHWACYKVQQKDVSDEDVARAINQKLGDTPGVSYSDIAARAYGCGRTELAIKLLEYEPRSGEQVPLLLKMKRSKLALSKAIESGDTDLVFTVLLHLKNELNRGDFFMTLRNQPMALSLYRQFCKHQELETLKDLYNQDDNHQELGSFHIRASYAAEERIEGRVAALQTAADAFYKAKNEFAAKATEDQMRLLRLQRRLEDELGGQFLDLSLHDTVTTLILGGHNKRAEQLARDFRIPDKRLWWLKLTALADLEDWEELEKFSKSKKSPIGYLPFVEICMKQHNKYEAKKYASRVGPEQKVKALLLVGDVAQAADVAIEHRNEAELSLVLSHCTGATDGATADKIQRARAQAQKK